One genomic segment of Protaetiibacter intestinalis includes these proteins:
- the deoC gene encoding deoxyribose-phosphate aldolase: MTIETTVLAPADRAVRLLGGDLTERSLRQHLEGLSGVDAVGLEQRAASLGTRSIKTSSKAWALDRIIELIDLTTLEGADTPGKVRSLVAKALQPDASDPTTPRVAAVCVYGDMVPAAVEALGAAHGDPDDGLVSVAAVATAFPSGRASLAVKLADTRDAVAAGADEIDMVIDRGAFLAGRYGTVFEQIVAVKEACRRADGSYASLKVILETGELNSYDNVRRASWLAILAGGDFIKTSTGKVSPAATLPVTLLMLEAVRDWHRLTGEYVGVKPAGGIRSSKDAVKYLVTVAETVGEQWLQPHLFRFGASSLLNDVLLQRQKLRTGHYSGPDYVTID; encoded by the coding sequence ATGACCATCGAGACGACCGTGCTCGCCCCCGCCGACCGCGCCGTGCGCCTGCTCGGAGGCGACCTCACCGAACGCAGCCTCCGGCAGCACCTCGAGGGGCTCTCCGGGGTCGACGCGGTCGGGCTCGAGCAGCGCGCCGCATCCCTCGGTACCCGCTCCATCAAGACGAGCTCGAAGGCGTGGGCGCTCGACCGCATCATCGAGCTCATCGACCTGACGACCCTCGAGGGCGCCGACACCCCCGGCAAGGTGCGCTCGCTCGTGGCGAAGGCGCTGCAGCCGGACGCCTCCGATCCGACGACACCGCGCGTCGCCGCGGTGTGCGTCTACGGCGACATGGTGCCGGCCGCGGTGGAGGCGTTGGGTGCCGCCCACGGCGACCCGGACGACGGTCTCGTCTCGGTCGCCGCGGTCGCCACGGCGTTCCCCTCCGGTCGCGCCTCGCTCGCCGTCAAACTCGCCGACACGCGCGACGCGGTCGCGGCGGGGGCCGACGAGATCGACATGGTCATCGACCGCGGCGCCTTCCTCGCGGGCCGCTACGGCACGGTGTTCGAGCAGATCGTGGCCGTCAAGGAGGCCTGCCGCCGCGCCGACGGCAGCTACGCGAGCCTCAAGGTGATCCTCGAGACCGGCGAGCTGAACAGCTACGACAACGTGCGCCGCGCCTCCTGGCTCGCGATCCTCGCGGGCGGCGACTTCATCAAGACCTCCACCGGCAAGGTGAGCCCGGCCGCGACCCTGCCCGTGACGCTCCTCATGCTCGAGGCCGTGCGCGACTGGCATCGGCTCACGGGCGAGTACGTCGGCGTGAAGCCGGCGGGCGGCATCCGCAGCTCGAAGGACGCCGTCAAGTACCTCGTGACGGTGGCCGAGACGGTCGGCGAGCAGTGGCTGCAGCCGCACCTGTTCCGCTTCGGCGCCTCGAGCCTGCTCAACGACGTGCTCCTGCAGCGCCAGAAGCTCCGCACCGGCCACTACTCCGGCCCCGACTACGTGACGATCGACTAG
- a CDS encoding sugar-binding transcriptional regulator, translated as MDDELLAVRVAELYYDEDKTQDEIGGLLGISRWKAGRLLAEARERGIVRIEIVHPRARRLVSERMLRERFGLADAVVVPTPDDEAGVTGRVAQAAADFLTALRPAPRVLGVSWGRTLTEVAERMPDGWAHGITVVQINGGVSLNRRPGTAATLAATIAQRGRGEAVLLPSPAILERVSTKQAIEADRTVAGVLERAAHADAYLYSAGVGDENSAHVESGYLRADDVEELARRGAIGDVVGRYIDANGNIVDPALDERTLGISLETLRAASTGICVVAGRAKHDIARAIVLSGLCSVLITDEATARALLEDS; from the coding sequence ATGGACGACGAACTGCTCGCCGTGCGCGTCGCCGAGCTCTACTACGACGAGGACAAGACGCAGGACGAGATCGGCGGCCTGCTCGGCATCTCGCGCTGGAAGGCCGGTCGCCTGCTCGCCGAGGCGCGTGAGCGCGGCATCGTGCGCATCGAGATCGTGCATCCGCGCGCACGCCGGCTCGTGAGCGAGCGGATGCTGCGCGAGCGCTTCGGTCTCGCCGACGCCGTGGTCGTCCCCACCCCCGACGACGAGGCCGGCGTCACCGGCCGGGTCGCCCAGGCCGCGGCCGACTTCCTCACGGCCTTGCGCCCCGCCCCGCGCGTGCTCGGCGTCAGCTGGGGTCGCACGCTCACCGAGGTCGCCGAGCGGATGCCGGACGGCTGGGCGCACGGCATCACGGTCGTGCAGATCAACGGCGGGGTGAGTCTCAACCGGCGTCCCGGCACGGCGGCGACCCTCGCCGCGACGATCGCCCAGCGCGGTCGGGGCGAGGCCGTGCTGCTGCCGAGCCCCGCGATCCTCGAGCGCGTCTCCACGAAGCAGGCCATCGAGGCCGACCGCACCGTCGCGGGGGTGCTGGAGCGCGCCGCCCACGCCGACGCCTACCTGTACAGCGCCGGCGTCGGCGACGAGAACTCGGCGCACGTCGAGAGCGGCTACCTGCGTGCCGACGACGTCGAGGAGCTCGCCCGGCGGGGCGCCATCGGCGACGTCGTCGGGCGCTACATCGACGCGAACGGCAACATCGTCGACCCGGCGCTCGACGAGCGCACGCTCGGCATCTCGCTCGAGACGCTGCGTGCCGCATCGACGGGCATCTGCGTCGTCGCCGGACGCGCCAAGCACGACATCGCGCGGGCGATCGTGCTGAGCGGCCTGTGCAGCGTGCTCATCACCGACGAGGCGACCGCCCGCGCCCTTCTGGAGGACTCATGA
- a CDS encoding aldehyde dehydrogenase family protein, producing the protein MTRLTIPKTYKLYIGGKFPRSESGRSYEVRTADGAFLANASLASRKDARDAVVAARAAVSGWSGATAYNRGQVLYRVAEVLEGRRAQFVAELVAAQGLTTAAAGREVDEAIDTWVWYAGWADKFVQVAGSGNPVAGPYFNLSVPEPTGVVAIVAPQADGLLGLVRTVAPALVAGNTVVVVASERFPLPAVSLAEVLATSDVPGGVVNVLTGSPAEIAPWLASHADVDALDLTGAGELDWVDLEIAAAETLTRVLRPEPGVPGLALDRVTAFTETKTVWHTKSLI; encoded by the coding sequence ATGACCCGCCTCACGATCCCCAAGACCTACAAGCTCTACATCGGCGGCAAGTTCCCGCGCAGCGAGTCGGGGCGCAGCTACGAGGTGCGCACCGCCGACGGCGCCTTCCTCGCGAACGCCTCGCTCGCCTCCCGCAAGGATGCCCGGGATGCCGTGGTCGCGGCACGCGCGGCCGTCTCCGGATGGTCGGGGGCGACCGCGTACAACCGCGGGCAGGTGCTCTACCGCGTCGCCGAGGTGCTCGAGGGGCGTCGGGCCCAGTTCGTGGCCGAGCTCGTGGCCGCGCAGGGGCTCACGACCGCCGCCGCGGGGCGCGAGGTCGACGAGGCGATCGACACCTGGGTCTGGTACGCGGGCTGGGCCGACAAGTTCGTGCAGGTCGCGGGTTCGGGCAACCCGGTCGCGGGGCCCTACTTCAACCTCTCGGTGCCGGAGCCGACCGGGGTCGTCGCGATCGTCGCCCCGCAGGCGGATGGTCTGCTCGGCCTCGTGCGCACCGTCGCGCCCGCGCTCGTCGCGGGCAACACGGTCGTGGTGGTCGCGAGCGAGCGCTTCCCGCTCCCGGCGGTCAGTCTCGCCGAGGTGCTCGCCACGAGCGACGTGCCGGGCGGCGTCGTCAACGTGCTCACGGGTTCGCCGGCCGAGATCGCCCCGTGGCTCGCCTCGCACGCCGACGTCGACGCGCTCGACCTCACGGGCGCGGGGGAGCTCGACTGGGTCGACCTCGAGATCGCGGCCGCCGAGACGCTCACGCGCGTGCTGCGTCCGGAGCCGGGGGTGCCCGGCCTCGCGCTCGACCGGGTGACGGCGTTCACGGAGACGAAGACGGTCTGGCACACGAAGTCGCTCATCTGA
- a CDS encoding SRPBCC family protein: MDELRAERSIPLPRGIVWEALVDPVLVEGWLHPAERLVSGTTPVRFEEPETPAAPAVLQVVSPAFGDVTIELAGALGGPRGESTVLRLTVVDAWGRLSEREALWSLRLDQLEDLLHGHPVDWATWSTRHHAEDAAARAELGRRRAR; the protein is encoded by the coding sequence GTGGACGAGTTGCGCGCCGAGCGGTCGATCCCGCTGCCGCGCGGGATCGTGTGGGAGGCGCTCGTCGACCCCGTGCTCGTGGAGGGCTGGCTGCACCCCGCCGAGCGGCTCGTCTCGGGCACGACGCCCGTGCGCTTCGAGGAGCCGGAGACCCCTGCGGCACCCGCGGTCCTGCAGGTCGTCTCGCCCGCCTTCGGTGACGTGACGATCGAGCTCGCGGGCGCCCTCGGCGGCCCCCGCGGCGAATCGACGGTGCTGCGCCTGACCGTGGTCGACGCGTGGGGGCGGCTCTCCGAGCGCGAGGCGCTGTGGTCGCTGCGCCTCGACCAGCTCGAAGACCTGCTGCACGGGCATCCCGTCGACTGGGCCACCTGGTCGACGCGCCACCACGCGGAGGACGCCGCTGCGCGCGCCGAGCTCGGTCGGCGCCGCGCGCGCTGA
- a CDS encoding MFS transporter, with protein sequence MTTRPLWAGRSLALLGILLVALSLRTPVAALSPILDQVGRDIPLDTVVLGVIGSAPPLAFAASGLLAPLVARRLGLERALMAALGAMVLGHLGRTLAPESLVLTFASMVALLGAGFGNVLLPPVVRRYFPDRVGLVTALYATLLSVSTGIPALLAVPIADSAGWRTSLAVWVLVAAIAAVPWIPYLRRPEPVAASPTETVATGPIELGAVAMEDAQAAATEAAVEHPGAPRGPRLGVRMLRSPTAWSIGVIFGSSSLAAYAAFAWLPKLLTEHAGMDDAAAGALLALYALMGFPAGLLVPVITARFPRSSAPLALLGMACFVVGYLGLLFAPAAAPVVWVASAGLGPLLFPLALVLINLRSASPASTVALSGFVQTVGYLLGATGPFIVGILHDATGGWTVPLVFLLATVVLILPASAILARGRSVDSEL encoded by the coding sequence GTGACGACGCGCCCGCTGTGGGCGGGACGCTCGCTCGCGCTCCTCGGCATCCTGCTCGTCGCGCTGAGCCTGCGCACACCCGTCGCGGCACTCTCGCCGATCCTCGACCAGGTCGGGCGCGACATCCCGCTCGACACCGTCGTGCTCGGGGTGATCGGCTCGGCGCCGCCGCTCGCCTTCGCCGCGAGCGGACTGCTGGCCCCGCTGGTCGCCCGCCGGCTCGGGCTCGAGCGCGCGCTCATGGCGGCGCTCGGGGCGATGGTGCTCGGGCACCTCGGCCGCACGCTGGCGCCCGAGTCGCTCGTGCTGACGTTCGCGAGCATGGTCGCGCTGCTCGGCGCGGGATTCGGCAACGTGCTGCTGCCGCCCGTCGTGCGCCGGTACTTCCCCGACCGGGTCGGGCTCGTGACCGCGCTCTACGCGACCCTGCTGTCGGTCTCGACCGGCATCCCGGCGTTGCTCGCCGTGCCGATCGCCGACTCGGCGGGCTGGCGCACCTCGCTCGCGGTGTGGGTGCTCGTGGCGGCGATCGCCGCGGTGCCGTGGATCCCGTACCTGCGGCGGCCGGAACCGGTCGCCGCGTCGCCGACGGAGACCGTCGCGACCGGCCCGATCGAGCTCGGCGCGGTCGCGATGGAGGACGCGCAGGCCGCCGCGACGGAGGCGGCCGTCGAGCATCCGGGGGCACCCCGCGGACCGCGCCTCGGGGTGCGGATGCTGCGCTCGCCCACCGCCTGGTCGATCGGCGTGATCTTCGGCTCGTCGAGCCTCGCCGCGTACGCCGCCTTCGCCTGGCTGCCGAAGCTGCTCACCGAGCACGCCGGCATGGACGACGCGGCGGCGGGCGCCCTGCTCGCGCTCTACGCCCTCATGGGCTTCCCGGCGGGCCTGCTCGTGCCCGTCATCACGGCGCGGTTCCCGCGCAGCTCGGCACCGCTCGCCCTGCTCGGCATGGCCTGCTTCGTGGTGGGCTACCTCGGGCTGCTGTTCGCGCCCGCGGCGGCGCCCGTCGTGTGGGTCGCGAGCGCGGGGCTCGGGCCGCTGCTGTTCCCGCTCGCCCTCGTGCTCATCAACCTGCGCTCGGCGAGCCCGGCATCCACGGTCGCGCTCTCGGGCTTCGTGCAGACCGTGGGCTACCTGCTCGGGGCGACGGGCCCGTTCATCGTGGGGATCCTGCACGACGCGACGGGCGGCTGGACCGTGCCGCTCGTGTTCCTGCTCGCGACCGTCGTGCTCATCCTCCCCGCGAGCGCGATCCTCGCCCGCGGCCGCTCCGTCGACTCGGAGCTCTGA
- a CDS encoding aldehyde dehydrogenase family protein, which produces MKDLDISGRGFLDYAPAPESTSVLHLRESYGLFIDGEFRDGTGGSFTTISPATEKRIAEIATASEVDVDAAVAAARRAYTKTWSRMSGSDRGKYLFRIARLVQERARELAVAESLDNGKPIKESRDVDVPLVAAWFFYYAGWADKLDYAGLGADPRALGVAAQVIPWNFPLLMLAWKIAPALAAGNTVVLKPAETTPLTALLFAEILQQADLPAGVVNIVTGAGETGAALVRHPDVDKVAFTGSTAVGREIARTVAGTHKKVTLELGGKAANIVFDDAPLDQAVEGIVNGIFFNQGHVCCAGSRLLVQENIHDEVVERLKRRLATLRLGDPLDKNTDIGAINSREQLDRIRALSELGEQEGGERWSAPCELPENGFWFAPTIFTGVSTSSTIAREEIFGPVLSVLTFRTPAEAIAKANNTPYGLSAGIWSDKGSKILAVADRLRAGVIWANTFNRFDPASPFGGFKESGYGREGGRHGLAAYLKGASA; this is translated from the coding sequence ATGAAAGACCTCGACATCTCCGGCCGCGGCTTCCTCGACTACGCCCCGGCACCCGAGTCGACCTCGGTGCTGCACCTGAGGGAGAGCTACGGGCTCTTCATCGACGGCGAGTTCCGCGACGGCACGGGCGGTTCGTTCACGACCATCTCGCCCGCCACCGAGAAGCGGATCGCCGAGATCGCGACCGCCTCCGAGGTCGACGTCGACGCGGCCGTCGCCGCCGCGCGCCGCGCGTACACGAAGACGTGGTCGCGGATGTCGGGCTCCGATCGCGGCAAGTACCTGTTCCGCATCGCCCGACTCGTGCAGGAGCGCGCCCGCGAGCTCGCGGTCGCCGAGTCGCTCGACAACGGCAAGCCCATCAAGGAGAGCCGCGACGTCGACGTGCCGCTCGTCGCGGCCTGGTTCTTCTACTACGCGGGCTGGGCCGACAAGCTCGACTACGCGGGCCTCGGGGCGGACCCGCGCGCGCTCGGGGTCGCCGCGCAGGTCATCCCGTGGAACTTCCCGCTGCTCATGCTCGCCTGGAAGATCGCGCCGGCCCTCGCGGCGGGCAACACGGTCGTGCTGAAGCCCGCCGAGACCACGCCGCTCACGGCGCTGCTGTTCGCCGAGATCCTGCAGCAGGCCGACCTCCCCGCGGGCGTCGTCAACATCGTGACGGGGGCGGGCGAGACCGGCGCGGCGCTCGTTCGGCATCCGGATGTCGACAAGGTCGCCTTCACGGGCTCGACCGCCGTCGGCCGCGAGATCGCGCGCACGGTCGCCGGTACGCACAAGAAGGTGACGCTCGAACTCGGCGGCAAGGCCGCCAACATCGTCTTCGACGACGCCCCCCTCGATCAGGCGGTCGAGGGCATCGTGAACGGCATCTTCTTCAACCAGGGGCACGTGTGCTGTGCGGGCAGCCGGCTGCTCGTGCAGGAGAACATCCACGACGAGGTCGTCGAGCGGCTCAAGCGGCGACTCGCGACGCTGCGCCTCGGCGACCCGCTCGACAAGAACACCGACATCGGGGCGATCAACTCCCGCGAGCAGCTCGACCGCATCCGCGCGCTGAGCGAGCTCGGCGAGCAGGAGGGCGGCGAGCGCTGGAGCGCGCCGTGCGAGCTCCCGGAGAACGGCTTCTGGTTCGCCCCGACGATCTTCACGGGGGTGTCGACGTCGTCGACGATCGCGCGCGAGGAGATCTTCGGACCGGTGCTCTCGGTGCTCACCTTCCGCACGCCCGCCGAGGCGATCGCGAAGGCCAACAACACCCCCTACGGGCTCTCGGCCGGCATCTGGTCGGACAAGGGCTCGAAGATCCTCGCCGTCGCCGACAGGCTGCGCGCGGGCGTCATCTGGGCCAACACCTTCAACCGCTTCGACCCCGCGAGCCCCTTCGGCGGATTCAAGGAGTCGGGCTACGGCCGCGAGGGCGGCCGCCACGGTCTCGCCGCGTACCTCAAGGGAGCATCCGCATGA
- a CDS encoding bifunctional riboflavin kinase/FAD synthetase — protein MQFFASLGEVPADFGPSAVTIGKFDGVHTGHRAVLRRLADVAAERGLHSVAVTFDRHPLSLLAPAFCPAPLVSNPQKRELLADAGVDATLMLTFDQALADLEPTEFVRRVLVDGLGARVVLAGSDFRFGRKGAGDVELLRELGAAHGFEVVLIDDVRTGEDRADAAERRASSTWVREALDAGRVVEAGRVLGRYPTVRSVVVAGERRGRELGYPTANLDPERLEGFLPADGVYAAWATVDGHRYPAAVSIGNNPTFDGVPQHQAEAHLLDVDLDLYGRTIELAFVDFVRGMEKFDDLDALVAAIRSDADAARRILADAP, from the coding sequence ATGCAGTTCTTCGCGTCGCTCGGGGAGGTGCCGGCCGACTTCGGGCCGAGCGCCGTCACGATCGGCAAGTTCGACGGCGTGCACACGGGCCACCGCGCGGTGCTCCGCCGGCTCGCCGACGTCGCCGCGGAGCGCGGGCTGCACTCGGTCGCGGTGACCTTCGACCGGCATCCGCTGTCGCTCCTCGCGCCCGCGTTCTGCCCCGCGCCGCTCGTGAGCAACCCGCAGAAGCGCGAGCTGCTCGCGGACGCCGGGGTGGATGCGACCCTCATGCTGACCTTCGACCAGGCCCTCGCCGACCTCGAGCCGACCGAGTTCGTGCGCCGCGTGCTCGTCGACGGTCTCGGCGCGCGCGTCGTGCTCGCGGGCAGCGACTTCCGCTTCGGTCGCAAGGGCGCGGGCGACGTGGAGCTGCTGCGGGAGCTCGGCGCCGCGCACGGCTTCGAGGTCGTGCTCATCGACGACGTGCGCACGGGCGAGGACCGGGCGGATGCCGCCGAGCGGCGCGCGTCGTCGACCTGGGTGCGCGAGGCGCTCGACGCCGGACGCGTCGTCGAGGCCGGGCGCGTGCTCGGCCGGTACCCGACCGTGCGCTCGGTCGTCGTGGCGGGGGAGCGGCGCGGTCGCGAGCTCGGCTACCCGACCGCCAACCTCGACCCCGAGCGCCTCGAGGGCTTCCTCCCCGCAGACGGCGTCTACGCCGCGTGGGCGACCGTCGACGGACACCGCTACCCGGCGGCGGTCTCGATCGGCAACAACCCCACCTTCGACGGCGTGCCGCAGCACCAGGCCGAGGCGCACCTGCTCGACGTCGACCTCGACCTCTACGGGCGCACGATCGAGCTCGCCTTCGTCGACTTCGTGCGCGGCATGGAGAAGTTCGACGACCTCGACGCGCTCGTCGCCGCGATCCGCAGCGACGCGGATGCCGCCCGCCGCATCCTCGCGGACGCCCCGTGA
- a CDS encoding TetR/AcrR family transcriptional regulator, which translates to MSLSTDDAVVTRMRSEDRRALVLEAATRVFGDRGYYGATTDQIAREAGVSQPYVVRMFGNKETLFLEVLQRALDRMMSAFRTALEENRETADPGDHEALQRCIGRTYVDLLADRGLLLSLMHAFAMGADPVIGRAARQGMLDVYRFLRDEVGLDAAECSDFLAGGMLLNTVVGMRMADDYDDDPLARELLEAILPTKLDLLLALRDEPTS; encoded by the coding sequence GTGAGCCTGAGCACCGATGACGCCGTCGTCACCCGCATGCGATCCGAGGACCGCCGCGCCCTCGTGCTCGAGGCGGCGACCCGGGTCTTCGGCGACCGCGGCTACTACGGAGCCACCACCGACCAGATCGCCCGCGAGGCGGGCGTCAGCCAGCCCTACGTCGTGCGGATGTTCGGCAACAAGGAGACCCTCTTCCTCGAGGTGCTGCAGCGCGCGCTCGACCGCATGATGTCGGCCTTCCGCACCGCGCTCGAGGAGAACCGCGAGACCGCGGACCCGGGCGATCACGAGGCGCTGCAGCGCTGCATCGGCCGCACCTACGTCGACCTGCTGGCCGACCGCGGGCTGCTGCTGAGCCTCATGCACGCCTTCGCGATGGGCGCCGACCCCGTCATCGGGCGCGCCGCCCGTCAGGGCATGCTCGACGTGTACCGCTTCCTGCGCGACGAGGTGGGACTCGACGCCGCCGAGTGCAGCGACTTCCTCGCGGGCGGCATGCTGCTCAACACCGTCGTGGGGATGCGGATGGCCGACGACTACGACGACGACCCGCTCGCGCGCGAGCTGCTCGAGGCGATCCTGCCCACCAAGCTCGACCTGCTGCTGGCCCTGCGCGACGAGCCGACCTCGTGA
- the truB gene encoding tRNA pseudouridine(55) synthase TruB — MTSGVLLVDKPQGVTSHDVVARARRILGTRKVGHAGTLDPMATGLLLLGVDSATRLLTYLVGLDKEYTATIRLGVATDTDDADGTPISEADASGVTDAAVAAGIAALTGELEQVPSSYSAIKVDGRRAYDLARAGEEVTLAARRVVIRSFELLATRRAGTAVELDVRVECSSGTYIRSLARDLGAGLGVGGHLTALRRTRVGPFRIDDAVTLPDPRHDPDAAAALDADAVLRDPADVASALFPVVRLDADATRDLAHGKRVELDAPDAETAAALTPEGRLAALVALRGGRARVLLGLPTSEVLP, encoded by the coding sequence GTGACGAGCGGTGTGCTGCTCGTCGACAAGCCGCAGGGGGTCACGAGCCACGACGTCGTCGCGCGCGCCCGGCGCATCCTCGGCACGCGCAAGGTCGGCCACGCGGGAACCCTCGATCCGATGGCGACGGGGCTGCTGCTGCTCGGCGTCGACAGCGCGACCCGGCTGCTCACCTACCTCGTGGGCCTCGACAAGGAGTACACCGCGACCATCCGGCTCGGCGTCGCGACCGACACCGACGACGCCGACGGCACCCCGATCTCCGAGGCCGACGCCTCCGGCGTGACGGATGCGGCGGTCGCCGCCGGGATCGCCGCGCTCACGGGCGAGCTCGAGCAGGTGCCGAGCAGCTACAGCGCCATCAAGGTCGACGGGCGTCGCGCCTACGACCTCGCGCGTGCGGGGGAGGAGGTGACGCTCGCGGCCCGGCGGGTCGTCATCCGCAGCTTCGAGCTGCTCGCCACCCGCCGTGCGGGCACGGCCGTCGAGCTCGACGTGCGCGTCGAGTGCAGTTCGGGCACCTACATCCGCTCCCTCGCCCGCGACCTGGGCGCCGGGCTCGGCGTGGGCGGGCACCTCACGGCGCTGCGGCGCACGCGCGTGGGCCCGTTCCGCATCGACGACGCGGTCACGCTGCCCGACCCGCGACACGATCCCGACGCGGCGGCGGCCCTCGACGCGGATGCCGTGCTGCGCGACCCGGCCGACGTCGCCTCGGCGCTGTTCCCCGTCGTCCGCCTCGACGCCGACGCGACGCGCGACCTCGCCCACGGCAAGCGCGTCGAGCTCGACGCCCCCGACGCCGAGACCGCAGCCGCGCTCACGCCGGAGGGACGGCTCGCGGCGCTCGTCGCCCTGCGCGGCGGACGCGCGCGCGTGCTGCTCGGGCTGCCGACCTCGGAGGTGCTGCCATGA
- a CDS encoding MFS transporter, with amino-acid sequence MTTSPAIDVETRPARRIPFGLAVLATALPMFMATLDNLVMTNALPAIRLDLGADIEELQWFMNAYTLVFASFILMAVALGDRYGRRTVFAIGIGLFTASSAAAALATDPTQLIVARAFQGLGGAAIMPLSLALLAGSVPERRRPLAIGIWGGISGLAVAAGPLIGGAVVEGWNWNAIFWLNVPIGLIAIPVALALLPNAFGEKVRADLLGLALAGLGVLGLVWGIVRGNDAGWDSAEVLLGLIGGGILLALFLLWETRASAPLLPLRLFRDRSFSIANVVGLGFGFGMFGSVFILIQFLQIVQGYSPLEAGVLTMPWTLAPMFVAPLAGIFAPRVGTRTLIVAGLVLQATGLFWLAAVMTADVPYGELVGAFIVAGIGMGLVFAPSSTAVLANMVPADTAKASGTNSTIREIGIALGIAVLTAVFTGAGGELTPTGYVDAAIPAVLTGAAVVAVTAAVALLLPAGRRAAAHAPADAEVVAEEPVAVAG; translated from the coding sequence ATGACCACCTCCCCCGCAATCGACGTCGAGACCCGCCCGGCACGGCGGATCCCCTTCGGCCTCGCCGTGCTCGCCACGGCCCTCCCCATGTTCATGGCCACCCTCGACAACCTCGTCATGACGAACGCGCTCCCCGCCATCCGCCTCGACCTCGGTGCCGACATCGAGGAGCTGCAGTGGTTCATGAACGCCTACACGCTCGTGTTCGCGAGCTTCATCCTCATGGCCGTCGCCCTCGGCGACCGCTACGGGCGGCGCACCGTGTTCGCGATCGGCATCGGGCTGTTCACCGCATCCTCCGCCGCGGCCGCGCTCGCGACCGACCCCACCCAGCTCATCGTCGCGCGCGCCTTCCAGGGCCTCGGCGGGGCGGCCATCATGCCGCTCTCGCTCGCGCTGCTCGCCGGCTCGGTGCCCGAACGGCGCCGCCCGCTCGCCATCGGCATCTGGGGCGGGATCTCGGGGCTCGCCGTCGCGGCAGGCCCGCTCATCGGCGGCGCCGTCGTCGAAGGCTGGAACTGGAACGCGATCTTCTGGCTCAACGTGCCGATCGGCCTCATCGCGATCCCCGTCGCCCTCGCCCTGCTGCCGAACGCCTTCGGCGAGAAGGTGCGCGCCGACCTGCTCGGCCTCGCGCTCGCCGGCCTCGGCGTGCTCGGACTCGTCTGGGGCATCGTGCGCGGCAACGACGCCGGCTGGGACAGCGCCGAGGTGCTGCTCGGGCTCATCGGCGGCGGCATCCTGCTCGCGCTCTTCCTGCTGTGGGAGACGCGTGCGAGCGCCCCGCTGCTGCCGCTGCGGCTCTTCCGCGACCGCTCGTTCTCGATCGCGAACGTCGTGGGCCTCGGCTTCGGCTTCGGGATGTTCGGCTCGGTGTTCATCCTCATCCAGTTCCTGCAGATCGTGCAGGGCTACTCCCCGCTCGAGGCGGGAGTGCTGACCATGCCGTGGACGCTCGCCCCCATGTTCGTGGCGCCGCTCGCGGGCATCTTCGCGCCGCGCGTCGGCACGCGCACGCTCATCGTGGCGGGCCTCGTGCTGCAGGCGACCGGCCTGTTCTGGCTCGCCGCCGTCATGACGGCCGACGTGCCCTACGGCGAACTCGTCGGCGCGTTCATCGTCGCGGGCATCGGCATGGGGCTCGTCTTCGCGCCCTCCTCGACGGCCGTGCTCGCGAACATGGTCCCGGCGGACACCGCCAAGGCATCCGGAACGAACTCCACCATCCGCGAGATCGGCATCGCGCTCGGGATCGCCGTGCTGACGGCCGTCTTCACCGGGGCGGGCGGCGAGCTCACCCCGACCGGCTACGTCGACGCCGCAATCCCCGCGGTGCTGACGGGGGCGGCCGTCGTCGCCGTGACCGCGGCCGTCGCCCTGCTGCTGCCCGCCGGCCGCCGCGCCGCGGCACACGCCCCCGCGGATGCCGAAGTCGTCGCCGAGGAGCCGGTGGCCGTCGCGGGCTGA